In a single window of the Esox lucius isolate fEsoLuc1 chromosome 22, fEsoLuc1.pri, whole genome shotgun sequence genome:
- the LOC105009716 gene encoding ELAV-like protein 1 isoform X2, with the protein MAVRRGHIRYLKEVYDMSNGYEEHMGGGDEAKDAKTNLIVNYLPQSMSQDELRNLFSSIGEVESAKLIRDKVAGHSLGYGFVNYLTPSDAERAINTLNGLRLQSKTIKVSYARPSSDTIKDANLYISGLPKNMTQKDVEDMFARYGRIINSRVLVDQASGLSRGVAFIRFDKRAEAEDAIKDLNGQKPPGASEPITVKFAASPNQAKNTQLISQLYHNQGRRFGGPVHHQAQRFRFSPMSVDHMSGMSGVSVPGNSTSGWCIFIYNLGQDADEGILWQMFGPFGAVTNVKVIRDFNTNKCKGFGFVTMTNYEEAAMAIASLNGYRLGDKILQVSFKTSKGHK; encoded by the exons ATGGCTGTTCGAAGAGGCCACATCAGGTACTTGAAA GAGGTGTATGACATGTCTAACGGCTACGAGGAGCACATGGGAGGAGGAGACGAGGCAAAAGATGCCAAGACCAACCTCATAGTCAACTACCTTCCCCAGAGCATGAGTCAGGACGAGCTGCGAAATCTCTTCAGCAGCATCGGGGAGGTGGAGTCTGCCAAGCTCATACGGGACAAAGTGGCAG gCCACAGTTTAGGGTACGGATTTGTTAACTATCTTACCCCTAGTGATGCAGAAAGAGCTATCAATACTCTGAATGGACTAAGGCTACAGTCTAAAACTATCAAG GTGTCATATGCGCGGCCGAGTTCTGACACCATTAAAGATGCCAACCTGTACATCAGTGGCCTGCCCAAGAACATGACCCAGAAAGATGTGGAGGACATGTTTGCTCGCTACGGACGCATCATCAACTCCCGCGTCCTGGTTGACCAAGCCTCTG GCCTGTCTCGGGGGGTGGCGTTCATCCGCTTTGACAAGCGAGCTGAGGCAGAGGACGCGATCAAGGACCTGAACGGACAAAAGCCCCCTGGGGCCTCTGAGCCAATCACAGTCAAGTTTGCTGCCAGCCCCAACCAGGCCAAGAACACACAGCTCATATCTCAACTCTACCACAACCAGGGACGGCGTTTCGGAGGGCCTGTTCACCACCAGGCTCAGAGATttag gttTTCTCCCATGTCTGTGGACCACATGAGTGGCATGTCTGGGGTGAGCGTGCCTGGGAACTCCACCTCGGGCTGGTGCATCTTCATCTACAACCTGGGCCAGGACGCCGACGAGGGCATCCTCTGGCAGATGTTTGGCCCTTTCGGAGCAGTCACCAACGTCAAGGTCATCCGAGACTTCAACACCAACAAGTGCAAGGGCTTTGGGTTTGTTACCATGACTAACTACGAGGAAGCCGCCATGGCGATCGCCAGCCTTAACGGTTATCGCCTTGGAGACAAGATCCTGCAGGTGTCATTCAAGACCAGCAAAGGCCACAAGTAG
- the LOC105009716 gene encoding ELAV-like protein 1 isoform X3, with amino-acid sequence MSQSPLQVSYARPSSDTIKDANLYISGLPKNMTQKDVEDMFARYGRIINSRVLVDQASGLSRGVAFIRFDKRAEAEDAIKDLNGQKPPGASEPITVKFAASPNQAKNTQLISQLYHNQGRRFGGPVHHQAQRFRFSPMSVDHMSGMSGVSVPGNSTSGWCIFIYNLGQDADEGILWQMFGPFGAVTNVKVIRDFNTNKCKGFGFVTMTNYEEAAMAIASLNGYRLGDKILQVSFKTSKGHK; translated from the exons ATGTCCCAGAGTCCTCTACAG GTGTCATATGCGCGGCCGAGTTCTGACACCATTAAAGATGCCAACCTGTACATCAGTGGCCTGCCCAAGAACATGACCCAGAAAGATGTGGAGGACATGTTTGCTCGCTACGGACGCATCATCAACTCCCGCGTCCTGGTTGACCAAGCCTCTG GCCTGTCTCGGGGGGTGGCGTTCATCCGCTTTGACAAGCGAGCTGAGGCAGAGGACGCGATCAAGGACCTGAACGGACAAAAGCCCCCTGGGGCCTCTGAGCCAATCACAGTCAAGTTTGCTGCCAGCCCCAACCAGGCCAAGAACACACAGCTCATATCTCAACTCTACCACAACCAGGGACGGCGTTTCGGAGGGCCTGTTCACCACCAGGCTCAGAGATttag gttTTCTCCCATGTCTGTGGACCACATGAGTGGCATGTCTGGGGTGAGCGTGCCTGGGAACTCCACCTCGGGCTGGTGCATCTTCATCTACAACCTGGGCCAGGACGCCGACGAGGGCATCCTCTGGCAGATGTTTGGCCCTTTCGGAGCAGTCACCAACGTCAAGGTCATCCGAGACTTCAACACCAACAAGTGCAAGGGCTTTGGGTTTGTTACCATGACTAACTACGAGGAAGCCGCCATGGCGATCGCCAGCCTTAACGGTTATCGCCTTGGAGACAAGATCCTGCAGGTGTCATTCAAGACCAGCAAAGGCCACAAGTAG
- the tspan37 gene encoding tetraspanin 37, translated as MSETRRHFLNIVLQITCQLLWLVGLVVGLSGMFLLLNFRQSSLFFSHTYITLPAYLALASAAFLLASGGLGIWVSLRDSAWLQAVFVYLLVIVLCLEASAAALAYVNTTKVHSELAPFRRVLERYTGSRQDPESNAVDATQEELQCCGIYDYRDWLATPWFNSSGRSRVPHSCCYSSYPTCNGTLGQPDLLYPEGCQLKLEEALRFVLRIIIWSSLAVALVETMGFVSVAQLMRAQNLSEYQLLDREGDRTRMAESILD; from the exons ATGAGTGAAACAAGACGACATTTTCTAAACATAGTTCTTCAGATAACATGCCAACTTCTATGG TTGGTGGGTTTGGTCGTGGGTCTGAGTGGGATGTTCCTGTTGTTGAACTTCAGACAAAGCAGCCTGTTCTTCTCCCACACTTACATTACCCTTCCAGCATACCTAGCTCTGGCTAGTGCAGCCTTCCTATTGGCCAGCGGAGGACTGGGAATCTGGGTGTCCCTCAGAGACTCAGCCTGGCTACAGGCTGTG TTTGTCTATCTGCTGGTCATAGTTCTCTGCCTGGAGGCATCAGCTGCTGCTCTGGCCTATGTCAACACCACGAAG GTGCACTCAGAGCTGGCACCCTTCAGGAGAGTCCTTGAGAGGTACACAGGAAGCAGACAGGACCCAGAATCCAATGCTGTGGACGCCACACAAGaagag TTGCAGTGCTGCGGTATCTATGACTACCGTGACTGGCTGGCCACACCCTGGTTCAACAGCAGTGGGCGTAGCAGAGTACCTCACAGCTGCTGTTACTCCAGCTACCCCACATGTAATGGTACCCTGGGCCAGCCCGACCTACTATATCCAGAG gGGTGCCAGTTGAAGCTTGAGGAGGCATTGCGATTTGTTCTGCGTATCATCATCTGGTCATCTCTGGCTGTGGCACTAGTGGAG actATGGGGTTTGTGAGTGTGGCTCAGTTGATGAGGGCTCAGAATCTGTCAGAGTATCAATTACTGGACAGGGAAGGGGACAGAACCAGAATGGCAGAAAGTATCCTGGACTGA
- the slc1a8b gene encoding solute carrier family 1 member 8b isoform X1: MECVKHLIKSVVSVKMWAFIKGYCKRNGLLTLSVIAVVSGCALGFFLRSLNLSSQAKIYFSFPGELLMRMLKMLILPLITSSLMSGLSAMDTKASGRLGVLTITYYLWTTFIAVIVGIILVLVIHPGKGTEKEGHKSGSGPVMTSADALLDLIRNMIPANLVEATFQQYRTDLVPILTSSAVGSQANYVYVMPDYHNPQLGHPVFLELTPAPEVKYKIVPGNSKGMNVLGIVIFSGTMGLLLGKMGERGAPLVNVCQCVNECVMKIINAAMWYFPFGIVFLVAGKILEMHDPAHLGEKLGMYFLTVMAGLFVHGLILLPLFYFVITRKNPFTFIRGLLQALVIALATSSSSATLPITMKCLLENCGVDRQIARFVLPVGATINMDGTALYEAVAAIFIAQVNEYELDFGQLVTISITATAASIGAAGIPQAGLVTMVIVLTSVGLPPADITLIVAIDWILDRFRTMINVLGDALAAGIMCHLCKKDFEKTAANSSRRDTVISFGGQSVQSCTMSEAPLMASGHRCDYVYEVEGDCVTERCDGPSFNLCQV; the protein is encoded by the exons ATGGAATGCGTGAAACACCTGATAAAGAGCGTGGTCTCTGTGAAGATGTGGGCGTTCATCAAGGGCTACTGCAAACGCAACGGACTCCTGACGCTGTCGGTCATCGCCGTGGTTTCCGGCTGTGCGCTCGGCTTCTTCCTCCGCAGCTTGAACCTCTCCTCCCAG GCTAAGATTTACTTCTCGTTTCCTGGAGAACTTCTGATGAGGATGTTGAAGATGCTGATCCTCCCTCTCATCACGTCCAG TCTGATGTCGGGGCTGTCAGCCATGGACACGAAGGCCAGCGGGCGTCTCGGCGTGCTGACCATCACCTACTACCTGTGGACCACCTTCATTGCCGTCATCGTAGGCATCATCCTGGTCCTGGTCATCCACCCTGGGAAGGGCACAGAGAAGGAGGGGCACAAATCCGGGTCAGGGCCCGTCATGACCTCTGCGGACGCCCTGCTGGACCTTATCAG GAACATGATACCAGCCAATCTGGTGGAGGCGACTTTCCAGCAGTACCGTACCGACCTGGTACCCATACTGACCTCCAGTGCGGTGGGTTCCCAGGCCAACTATGTCTACGTGATGCCCGACTACCACAACCCCCAGCTGGGCCACCCTGTCTTCCTAGAGCTAACCCCAGCACCAGAGGTCAAATACAAGATCGTCCCTGGCAACAGCAAAGGAATGAACGTATTGGGCATCGTCATCTTCTCTGGTACTATGG GCCTGCTCCTGGGGAAGATGGGAGAAAGAGGCGCGCCGCTGGTCaacgtgtgtcagtgtgtcaacGAGTGCGTTATGAAGATCATCAACGCCGCCATGTG GTATTTCCCATTTGGCATCGTTTTCCTGGTAGCGGGAAAGATCCTGGAGATGCATGACCCCGCCCACCTGGGAGAGAAGCTGGGGATGTACTTCCTGACGGTAATGGCGGGCCTGTTCGTCCACGGACTCATCCTGCTGCCTCTCTTCTACTTCGTAATCACACGCAAAAACCCCTTCACGTTCATCCGGGGGCTTCTCCAGGCCCTGGTTATTGCCTTGGCGACCTCCTCCAGCTCTGCCACCCTGCCCATCACCATGAAGTGCCTGCTGGAGAACTGCGGGGTGGACAGACAGATCGCCCGGTTTGTCCTTCCGGTGGGAGCAACCATCAACATGGATGGGACAGCCCTCTACGAGGCCGTCGCAGCCATCTTCATCGCTCAGGTCAACGAATACGAACTGGACTTTGGTCAGCTGGTCACCATCAG CATCACGGCAACGGCGGCCAGCATCGGGGCTGCCGGGATTCCTCAGGCGGGCCTGGTAACCATGGTGATCGTATTGACCTCCGTCGGGCTGCCGCCCGCTGACATCACACTGATCGTGGCGATCGACTGGATCCT GGATCGTTTCCGGACGATGATCAACGTGCTGGGAGACGCTCTGGCTGCGGGCATCATGTGTCACCTCTGCAAGAAGGACTTTGAGAAGACAGCCGCTAATTCTAGCCGG AGGGACACGGTGATCTCGTTCGGCGGCCAGAGCGTCCAAAGCTGCACCATGTCCGAGGCTCCCCTGATGGCCAGCGGCCATCGTTGCGACTATGTCTACGAGGTGGAAGGTGACTGCGTCACGGAGCGATGCGACGGCCCCAGCTTCAACCTGTGTCAGGTTTAG
- the slc1a8b gene encoding solute carrier family 1 member 8b isoform X2 gives MQNNSVSPEAKKAKIYFSFPGELLMRMLKMLILPLITSSLMSGLSAMDTKASGRLGVLTITYYLWTTFIAVIVGIILVLVIHPGKGTEKEGHKSGSGPVMTSADALLDLIRNMIPANLVEATFQQYRTDLVPILTSSAVGSQANYVYVMPDYHNPQLGHPVFLELTPAPEVKYKIVPGNSKGMNVLGIVIFSGTMGLLLGKMGERGAPLVNVCQCVNECVMKIINAAMWYFPFGIVFLVAGKILEMHDPAHLGEKLGMYFLTVMAGLFVHGLILLPLFYFVITRKNPFTFIRGLLQALVIALATSSSSATLPITMKCLLENCGVDRQIARFVLPVGATINMDGTALYEAVAAIFIAQVNEYELDFGQLVTISITATAASIGAAGIPQAGLVTMVIVLTSVGLPPADITLIVAIDWILDRFRTMINVLGDALAAGIMCHLCKKDFEKTAANSSRRDTVISFGGQSVQSCTMSEAPLMASGHRCDYVYEVEGDCVTERCDGPSFNLCQV, from the exons ATGCAGAACAATTCTGTGAGTCCTGAAGCAAAAAAG GCTAAGATTTACTTCTCGTTTCCTGGAGAACTTCTGATGAGGATGTTGAAGATGCTGATCCTCCCTCTCATCACGTCCAG TCTGATGTCGGGGCTGTCAGCCATGGACACGAAGGCCAGCGGGCGTCTCGGCGTGCTGACCATCACCTACTACCTGTGGACCACCTTCATTGCCGTCATCGTAGGCATCATCCTGGTCCTGGTCATCCACCCTGGGAAGGGCACAGAGAAGGAGGGGCACAAATCCGGGTCAGGGCCCGTCATGACCTCTGCGGACGCCCTGCTGGACCTTATCAG GAACATGATACCAGCCAATCTGGTGGAGGCGACTTTCCAGCAGTACCGTACCGACCTGGTACCCATACTGACCTCCAGTGCGGTGGGTTCCCAGGCCAACTATGTCTACGTGATGCCCGACTACCACAACCCCCAGCTGGGCCACCCTGTCTTCCTAGAGCTAACCCCAGCACCAGAGGTCAAATACAAGATCGTCCCTGGCAACAGCAAAGGAATGAACGTATTGGGCATCGTCATCTTCTCTGGTACTATGG GCCTGCTCCTGGGGAAGATGGGAGAAAGAGGCGCGCCGCTGGTCaacgtgtgtcagtgtgtcaacGAGTGCGTTATGAAGATCATCAACGCCGCCATGTG GTATTTCCCATTTGGCATCGTTTTCCTGGTAGCGGGAAAGATCCTGGAGATGCATGACCCCGCCCACCTGGGAGAGAAGCTGGGGATGTACTTCCTGACGGTAATGGCGGGCCTGTTCGTCCACGGACTCATCCTGCTGCCTCTCTTCTACTTCGTAATCACACGCAAAAACCCCTTCACGTTCATCCGGGGGCTTCTCCAGGCCCTGGTTATTGCCTTGGCGACCTCCTCCAGCTCTGCCACCCTGCCCATCACCATGAAGTGCCTGCTGGAGAACTGCGGGGTGGACAGACAGATCGCCCGGTTTGTCCTTCCGGTGGGAGCAACCATCAACATGGATGGGACAGCCCTCTACGAGGCCGTCGCAGCCATCTTCATCGCTCAGGTCAACGAATACGAACTGGACTTTGGTCAGCTGGTCACCATCAG CATCACGGCAACGGCGGCCAGCATCGGGGCTGCCGGGATTCCTCAGGCGGGCCTGGTAACCATGGTGATCGTATTGACCTCCGTCGGGCTGCCGCCCGCTGACATCACACTGATCGTGGCGATCGACTGGATCCT GGATCGTTTCCGGACGATGATCAACGTGCTGGGAGACGCTCTGGCTGCGGGCATCATGTGTCACCTCTGCAAGAAGGACTTTGAGAAGACAGCCGCTAATTCTAGCCGG AGGGACACGGTGATCTCGTTCGGCGGCCAGAGCGTCCAAAGCTGCACCATGTCCGAGGCTCCCCTGATGGCCAGCGGCCATCGTTGCGACTATGTCTACGAGGTGGAAGGTGACTGCGTCACGGAGCGATGCGACGGCCCCAGCTTCAACCTGTGTCAGGTTTAG
- the LOC105009716 gene encoding ELAV-like protein 1 isoform X1 codes for MAVRRGHIRYLKEVYDMSNGYEEHMGGGDEAKDAKTNLIVNYLPQSMSQDELRNLFSSIGEVESAKLIRDKVAGTEHHVPESSTGHSLGYGFVNYLTPSDAERAINTLNGLRLQSKTIKVSYARPSSDTIKDANLYISGLPKNMTQKDVEDMFARYGRIINSRVLVDQASGLSRGVAFIRFDKRAEAEDAIKDLNGQKPPGASEPITVKFAASPNQAKNTQLISQLYHNQGRRFGGPVHHQAQRFRFSPMSVDHMSGMSGVSVPGNSTSGWCIFIYNLGQDADEGILWQMFGPFGAVTNVKVIRDFNTNKCKGFGFVTMTNYEEAAMAIASLNGYRLGDKILQVSFKTSKGHK; via the exons ATGGCTGTTCGAAGAGGCCACATCAGGTACTTGAAA GAGGTGTATGACATGTCTAACGGCTACGAGGAGCACATGGGAGGAGGAGACGAGGCAAAAGATGCCAAGACCAACCTCATAGTCAACTACCTTCCCCAGAGCATGAGTCAGGACGAGCTGCGAAATCTCTTCAGCAGCATCGGGGAGGTGGAGTCTGCCAAGCTCATACGGGACAAAGTGGCAGGTACGGAACACCATGTCCCAGAGTCCTCTACAG gCCACAGTTTAGGGTACGGATTTGTTAACTATCTTACCCCTAGTGATGCAGAAAGAGCTATCAATACTCTGAATGGACTAAGGCTACAGTCTAAAACTATCAAG GTGTCATATGCGCGGCCGAGTTCTGACACCATTAAAGATGCCAACCTGTACATCAGTGGCCTGCCCAAGAACATGACCCAGAAAGATGTGGAGGACATGTTTGCTCGCTACGGACGCATCATCAACTCCCGCGTCCTGGTTGACCAAGCCTCTG GCCTGTCTCGGGGGGTGGCGTTCATCCGCTTTGACAAGCGAGCTGAGGCAGAGGACGCGATCAAGGACCTGAACGGACAAAAGCCCCCTGGGGCCTCTGAGCCAATCACAGTCAAGTTTGCTGCCAGCCCCAACCAGGCCAAGAACACACAGCTCATATCTCAACTCTACCACAACCAGGGACGGCGTTTCGGAGGGCCTGTTCACCACCAGGCTCAGAGATttag gttTTCTCCCATGTCTGTGGACCACATGAGTGGCATGTCTGGGGTGAGCGTGCCTGGGAACTCCACCTCGGGCTGGTGCATCTTCATCTACAACCTGGGCCAGGACGCCGACGAGGGCATCCTCTGGCAGATGTTTGGCCCTTTCGGAGCAGTCACCAACGTCAAGGTCATCCGAGACTTCAACACCAACAAGTGCAAGGGCTTTGGGTTTGTTACCATGACTAACTACGAGGAAGCCGCCATGGCGATCGCCAGCCTTAACGGTTATCGCCTTGGAGACAAGATCCTGCAGGTGTCATTCAAGACCAGCAAAGGCCACAAGTAG
- the LOC105009716 gene encoding ELAV-like protein 1 isoform X4: MTQKDVEDMFARYGRIINSRVLVDQASGLSRGVAFIRFDKRAEAEDAIKDLNGQKPPGASEPITVKFAASPNQAKNTQLISQLYHNQGRRFGGPVHHQAQRFRFSPMSVDHMSGMSGVSVPGNSTSGWCIFIYNLGQDADEGILWQMFGPFGAVTNVKVIRDFNTNKCKGFGFVTMTNYEEAAMAIASLNGYRLGDKILQVSFKTSKGHK; the protein is encoded by the exons ATGACCCAGAAAGATGTGGAGGACATGTTTGCTCGCTACGGACGCATCATCAACTCCCGCGTCCTGGTTGACCAAGCCTCTG GCCTGTCTCGGGGGGTGGCGTTCATCCGCTTTGACAAGCGAGCTGAGGCAGAGGACGCGATCAAGGACCTGAACGGACAAAAGCCCCCTGGGGCCTCTGAGCCAATCACAGTCAAGTTTGCTGCCAGCCCCAACCAGGCCAAGAACACACAGCTCATATCTCAACTCTACCACAACCAGGGACGGCGTTTCGGAGGGCCTGTTCACCACCAGGCTCAGAGATttag gttTTCTCCCATGTCTGTGGACCACATGAGTGGCATGTCTGGGGTGAGCGTGCCTGGGAACTCCACCTCGGGCTGGTGCATCTTCATCTACAACCTGGGCCAGGACGCCGACGAGGGCATCCTCTGGCAGATGTTTGGCCCTTTCGGAGCAGTCACCAACGTCAAGGTCATCCGAGACTTCAACACCAACAAGTGCAAGGGCTTTGGGTTTGTTACCATGACTAACTACGAGGAAGCCGCCATGGCGATCGCCAGCCTTAACGGTTATCGCCTTGGAGACAAGATCCTGCAGGTGTCATTCAAGACCAGCAAAGGCCACAAGTAG